One window from the genome of Kluyveromyces marxianus DMKU3-1042 DNA, complete genome, chromosome 3 encodes:
- the COG1 gene encoding Golgi transport complex subunit COG1 gives MSVVDSQFKTKSVTEVRDAAVQLSKDVVRLREEFDNALKGSYQSIIDTNESVKSLYADIQELDSELLHLCFDDEDLLPRITETELKPMQKDYGSKRPIENNVENKDTREIVWELTSHADFDVNEIHEALRISSWLIALSKFKRDPSVADNLDTLLVAFENLPTSNNRAVSEHCTAFGGWLLDETPKLTLDQYLMLYELMGKKEFNFNEEEKSWLFDQVLSHPDVLSGRVSSRVAEFTKKPIFRQGISQRLISQCELEFKKWETNKDGKSDGLIILDPYNTEKRIPNLVHDINLYELGIVDSRRAALHECKVNVTKFLTHLKSFAEKEDYEKMQAKLEKILEEERIKISEMEAAEETQEVPELKSSDMNSLVNLLMTERSNTRYIQYLTV, from the coding sequence ATGTCAGTGGTTGATAGCCAGTTTAAAACGAAATCTGTTACAGAAGTACGAGATGCTGCAGTTCAGTTGAGTAAAGATGTAGTACGCCTACGCGAAGAGTTTGACAATGCATTGAAGGGTTCTTACCAGTCTATTATAGATACCAATGAATCAGTAAAGTCATTATATGCTGATATTCAAGAATTAGATTCGGAACTACTTCATTTAtgttttgatgatgaagatttgCTCCCCAGAATCACCGAAACGGAACTTAAACCAATGCAGAAGGACTACGGCAGCAAACGGCCAATTGAAAACAATGTAGAGAACAAGGATACTAGAGAGATAGTCTGGGAGTTAACTTCGCACGCGGACTTTGATGTTAACGAAATTCATGAGGCTTTACGAATTAGTTCCTGGTTGATAGCGTTGTCTAAGTTCAAGAGAGATCCGTCTGTTGCAGACAACCTTGACACCCTTCTTGTTGCATTTGAGAATCTCCCAACAAGTAATAATAGAGCCGTTTCAGAACATTGTACTGCTTTTGGGGGATGGCTTCTTGACGAAACCCCAAAACTAACTCTAGATCAGTATTTAATGTTATATGAACTCATggggaaaaaagaattcaatttcaacgaagaagagaagtCCTGGCTATTCGACCAAGTCCTCTCGCATCCAGATGTTCTTTCAGGGCGAGTCTCATCCAGAGTAGCTGAATTTACTAAGAAACCCATATTTCGCCAGGGGATCTCCCAAAGACTTATATCCCAATGTGAACTGGAGTTCAAAAAGTGGGAGACTAATAAAGATGGAAAGTCTGATGGGTTGATCATTCTAGATCCTTACAATACAGAGAAGAGAATTCCAAATCTTGTTCATGACATTAACCTATACGAGCTTGGAATTGTTGATTCACGACGTGCTGCTCTTCATGAGTGCAAGGTAAACGTAACAAAGTTCCTAACCCACCTTAAGTCTTTTgcagaaaaagaggacTACGAGAAGATGCAAGCGAAACTTGAGAAAATTCTGGAAGAGGAACGCATCAAAATATCAGAGATGGAGGCTGCTGAAGAAACTCAGGAAGTTCCTGAACTCAAATCCTCAGACATGAACTCCCTTGTAAATCTACTCATGACAGAAAGAAGTAATACACGTTA
- the ARB1 gene encoding ATP-binding cassette family ATPase ARB1, with translation MAPVSASKAKRDAKKAEREAKRAAAGKTTRRSKKDDEPVDEAAAAADKIAQLKLQQDKDGISDRVVTGVLDSLETSRDIKLSSVSLLFHGKVLIQDSQLELNYGRRYGLLGENGCGKSTFLKAIAAREYPIPENIDIYLLDEPAEPSEYSALEYVVREAQNELKRMEDLVEKIIVEDGPESELLEPLYERMDDMDPSTFESRAAVILIGLGFNSKTINKKTKDMSGGWKMRVALAKALFVKPTLLLLDDPTAHLDLEACVWLEEYLKRFDRTLVLVSHSQDFLNGVCTNMLDMRLKKLMAYGGNYDSYVKTRSELETNQMKQYAKQQEEIAHIKKFIASAGTYANLVKQAKSRQKILDKMEADGLIEPVAQDRVFSFRFPEVERLPPPVLAFDDISFSYDGNPENNLYEHLDFGVDMDSRIALVGPNGVGKSTLLKIMTGQLVTQSGRVSRHSHVKLGVYSQHSQDQLDLTKSALEFVRDKYPHISQDFQYWRGQLGRYGLTGEAQTVQMGTLSEGQRSRVVFALLALEQPNVLLLDEPTNGLDIPTIDSLADAINEFNGGVVVVSHDFRLLDKIAKDIFVVENKTATRWDGSILDYKNKLAKNVVL, from the coding sequence ATGGCACCAGTATCAGCATCTAAGGCTAAGAGAGACGCTAAGAAGGCTGAAAGAGAAGCTAAGAGAGCTGCAGCCGGTAAGACTACTAGAAGATCTAAAAAAGATGACGAACCAGTTGAtgaagctgctgctgcggCAGACAAGATTGCTCAGTTGAAGTTGCAACAGGACAAGGATGGTATTTCTGACCGTGTCGTTACCGGTGTGTTGGACTCTTTGGAAACATCCCGTGATATTAAGCTTTCATCTGTGTCTTTATTGTTCCATGGTAAGGTCTTAATCCAAGACTCTCAGTTAGAATTAAACTACGGTCGTCGTTATGGTTTGCTAGGTGAAAATGGTTGTGGTAAGTCTACCTTCTTGAAGGCTATCGCCGCCAGAGAATATCCAATTCCAGAAAACATtgatatttatttattggATGAACCTGCAGAACCATCCGAATACTCTGCATTAGAATACGTTGTTAGAGAAGCTCAAAACGAGTTGAAGAGAATGGAAGACTTGGTCGAAAAGAttattgttgaagatggtCCAGAATCCGAGTTGTTGGAACCTTTGTACGAAAGAATGGATGACATGGATCCATCAACTTTTGAATCCAGAGCGGCTGTGATTTTGATTGGTTTGGGTTTCAACTCTAAGACTATTaacaagaagacaaagGATATGTCTGGTGGTTGGAAGATGCGTGTTGCTCTAGCTAAGGCTTTGTTCGTGAAGCCAACTTTGCTATTGTTGGATGACCCTACTGCccatttggatttggaagCTTGCGTCTGGTTGGAAGAATACTTGAAGAGATTCGACAGAACCTTAGTTCTCGTTTCTCACTCTCAAGATTTCTTAAACGGTGTTTGTACTAACATGTTAGATATgagattgaagaaactaatGGCTTACGGTGGTAACTACGACTCTTACGTCAAAACCCGTTCCGAATTGGAAACCAACCAAATGAAGCAATATGCCAagcaacaagaagaaattgctcatatcaagaagtttaTTGCTTCTGCTGGTACTTATGCTAACTTGGTTAAGCAAGCCAAGTCCAGACAAAAGATTTTGGATAAGATGGAAGCAGATGGTTTGATTGAACCTGTCGCACAAGACAGAGTGTTCTCATTCAGATTCCCAGAAGTTGAAAGATTACCTCCTCCAGTTTTGGCCTTCGATGATATCTCTTTCTCATACGACGGTAACCCAGAAAACAACTTGTACGAACATTTGGACTTCGGTGTTGATATGGATTCCAGAATTGCATTGGTCGGTCCAAATGGTGTTGGTAAATCTACTTTGCTAAAGATTATGACTGGTCAACTAGTTACTCAAAGTGGTCGTGTATCAAGACATAGTCACGTCAAATTGGGTGTTTACTCTCAACATTCTCAAGATCAACTTGACTTGACTAAATCCGCTTTGGAATTTGTTCGTGACAAATATCCACATATTTCCCAAGATTTCCAATACTGGAGAGGTCAATTGGGTCGTTATGGTTTAACTGGTGAAGCTCAAACTGTTCAAATGGGTACTCTATCTGAAGGTCAAAGATCCAGAGTTGTCTTTGCATTACTAGCATTAGAACAGCCAAATGTTCTACTATTGGATGAACCTACTAACGGTTTAGATATTCCAACCATTGACTCTTTGGCAGATGCAATCAACGAATTCAATGGTGGTGTTGTAGTTGTTTCCCACGATTTCAGATTGTTAGACAAAATTGCTAAGGATATCTTTGTGGTGGAAAATAAGACTGCTACGAGATGGGACGGTAGTATTTTGGAttacaagaacaaattggCCAAGAATGTGGTTTTGTAG
- the BOL2 gene encoding Bol2p: MLTQDTLQTKLQAQIPEFYQAIITDTSNGCGQSFDVVVVSDAFLGKNKIARCRMVNKALSDEVAQIHAFSSKCYTVDEWKQLLSN, from the coding sequence ATGCTGACACAAGATACCTTACAAACCAAATTACAAGCACAGATTCCAGAGTTTTATCAGGCTATTATCACAGACACATCTAATGGATGTGGACAATCATTCGATGTTGTTGTAGTCAGTGACGCTTTTCTGGGGAAAAACAAGATAGCTCGTTGCAGAATGGTGAACAAGGCGCTCTCTGATGAGGTTGCACAAATACATGCATTCAGTTCAAAATGCTACACCGTTGATGAATGGAAACAACTTTTGAGTAATTAG